cttacaatgatcatggtgtattgttgtgtttcaggagtattatgttcatatgattcaagtgcttcacagcttctagagttaggtgtgagtgagttttgttcaactgttcccaactcacatgttaagtctagagtctgttttagggttttgtcacggaatagccaaagggggagattgtaaggttgaatttattcaaccatctaattggctttattccgtgccaaatttgcttgtaattcagcatttagtaaccctgtatttaggtgggtttgatgtaagggtagtgagtgagatagagtaaagtttgctcaagagtgtgcaataaaacagagtgtcgcagctgggtctcgcgggtgactcgcggcttcaagccgccagaagcaacctcacgtgccaagcatgctggaaggtgaacagtctgctagctggagcactacaggacaaaacaggacaactggccatacggttatctcgcgactggatctcgcgacttagtcaagccgcgagccacccctattttgtagaattctgacgtttcacattcctctccactccaagtataaatacccctattacccacgattgaaagagagcttccagagagaattttgagagagaaaccctaaagaaaaaccagattgtttcacccacaatctctaccttagaatctcttcaaattcctcaactctcttcctctccattgttaaatccttgagaggtattataccaaaccaggttctcaccatcatcatctttgtgagtctgctgtttggatttctgggaagcagttaggaaggaaccaatcttcattggttgatgctatggtctaatagcggaatccggaaagctagaaaagaaaaaggttcggcgcaacctcgttggagcaagaagcttggagggcttaggtgcactgggtagattaggcttggagggtctattgctgtccttgtatcccaactatattttctagtggattgattaccgcttggagggcggcggagaggttttttcgccgaggacttcggtttcctcttcgataacacatcgcgtgttgtctttgtgtttgcatcttccttcctctatctttgcctttaaattatctgctgtggattttattttgttatggcttagatagtatttaatcaatttcatatgatagcatatgttaagtttccgcacactagttgtttgacatattgcttgaattgattaagttgttatttgggggtctaaacgttcaaaggtgttttatacacgtttttgatcTTTCAGTTTTTTAAGGAATGGGAGGGagggtttggaggggtttcaactacctctaacccctcatttttaattctctcaaattggagagatttgaagagagagtagagtacataaattattgaccaaatAAATTACCTAATATACCCTtattatattaacaaaattacaatgttttgtaacattaaaaaaagaaaaaaaaataaaatctgtaACCCACAAATTTCTCTCAAGCTCTCTTAGCTTATgctggctctctctctctctctctctcatgcctAGGATTCTCTCACAAAGGTAaactcttttttaatttttgtttcatgGGTTTCTTTTGAGTTGGATCAAATAACTATGTtcttaaaattgtgatttttttgggtgatttcttattaattgtgattttatgGGATAATAACATGTTATTTGTGGGTGGGTTTCAGAtctgattgtttttttttttttactcaaattttaaagtttcaaagtaTTGCTCATAACGTGTTTGATAAAGTACTTGAGTGAGTCTAGATTGTGAACTTGCATAAATTTGTATATTGTAGCTATATATGGATCTGtgtttcttgtttctttttatctAAACACTTGCAGTCCTTTTAGTTCGTGATATATGGATGAACTATGGTTAAACCTAGGCTTTGTGATTGTTTATTTTGTGTAAGTTTGATTTTATGGTcaagtttttaattattggtttgagtttgtgatttttatcgggtaatttcttgttttctGTGAATGGGTTTCTGATTTGGggttttcttgtcttttttttttttactggaattttaaagtttcaaagagTTGCTCTCAATGTGTTCGATAAATTTCTTGTTTGATTGTGTATGATCAAACTCACATGAGTTTGTGCAGCATCTCACTGTGTAGTTGTCTCTCTCTttgcctttatatatatatatatatatatatatatgtcatcGTGAAGGAATCTAATGATTGAAACTAAACAATGAGTTATCGGGAGTTACTCAACATCATGAAAGATTTTCATATGATCAGATTGTGCCCTGCTCTATATAATTAATGACATATAAAACACAACCTGAGATATGCCAGGCTTATTCAATTTCTTCTGTTCCTTACTCTGTTTACTTCCCGGTTCGGCATTTCCTACTCGCTTCTTGGCTATATATATTATGGAGATAATTATGTTGTTGATTGATTGATAGGATATGCAAATTATTTTATGtggattaatatttttgtttgcaTTTCAACTGCTAGCTTATCGGGCTGTCTTTGAAAGTAGTATATATTGGTACTACTGTTTTGCAACTACTGTTTCTGTTTGTGAGAGTTCTTGTTTAGATAATGGTACTATTTTGGTGCGTATACACATTATGATTATTTGGTGGTCATCTGTTAGTATATGGCGTTGTTCTAATAGGAGAAATTTCCAAATCAAAAGTTAGTCATATTTCTTCAATTTGTTTTACTGGTAGATGCTAACATATTAGGGAAATAGTGTCCAAGCACAAACTAACACTTGTACGATGTGTGTATACTTTTGGCATGTTGGAAAGTTTGGATTGTATTGCAAATGTTGATGTTGGAGTATTGAGAAGAATGTAAAGATAGAGCCAAGCATGGGGGGCTGTAGGCAAGGAAAAGTTCAATGTCTTTTGGTGATTTTAGTTCCAATGCTGATTTAGTTTAATTACATCTTTCTATGGAGCTAAGATGGAAAATCTAAattaaggtttttcttttttttttttttttttttttttttttgctaggttcCTAAGACAGGTCTAAACACACCATTTCAAGGTGGCTTGTTAAAGGATGTAGCTGAAAGTGTTATAAAGTGGGCAAAGGTAATCTACGCAAGATAAGATCAATGTCATTGTTGTCTTGTAGTTGACTATCTTAAAACCAATCTGTTATTCTATAGGATGGCTTGGAAAGGAGAGGCATTGGGGAATCAATGTACTTGAATGAGCTAGCAGAGGATGTTATAACAGGTAACTAATCTGTAAAGCATTCATGTATTCTTTTCTAGTTTGAAAATATGCTATACATGcatgattttcttaattaatgCAGGTGTGAAACCAGTTGAGAAGCTTTTGCAGATGTATAATGAAAAGTGGGGAAAAAATGTTGATCCTGTGTTTGAGGAGCTACGCTACTAAGTTGAACTTGATTCTCATGACAAaacgccttttttttttctttttctttttttgtgtgtaactTTCTTGTTCATGTTCTAAATTACTTTTCCTAAATGGTTATGTTTCTATATtgcaagaataaataatgacagATATCATTctggattttttattattataaaaaaccTCTTATTTTAAAGTAAATTATTCTCCTAACTCAGTTCATAGAACGAGAAATATTATACTTTGTCTGCTTAcattcatcttttatgcatttcACATCTGAGTGAAGCTATGTTGACCTCATTGGTGCTATTTTTTCTGGTTTTGTCTTGACCTGCCTTGGTTCAagtgagcttttttttttttttttttaatgaacggTTCAAGTGAGATTTTGCTTTATTAATTAGATGGACAAGGCATTCTCAATGGGCTCTATGTTTGGCAAATTCCAGTATCTCACGTCATGATTCAAAGTGGCATTGGTCCCTAAACGGATAAGTATGgtcatgaaaaataaaaattccagtgtgtgaaattttgcatttttctgagaaattattgtcatttgttttggttaaaaatttgTGTGCTATTGCTTAGTAGTTAGCAGGGATATTCTCTTGAGAATTTTGagttgctttcttttcttaatagTAAGTGGGCAAACACTTGAATTTAAATTACATAGTAGGATCCtattttttgagttaattcatagAGCCACTCTCCctatccttttttgtttttttgggtctCAATTTTTCTCCGAatcctcaaaaaattaaatttacgtactaagcaaaaaatatatatatatatatatatatattaaaaataataatagtaaatgaaagaaacactcaaaattcaatattttgttgattttttttttcagtaaacaaataaaccaaacatttttttcttattttaattattatcaattaaggatggttttttttttagtataataaaaaggagaaaaaatatttaatcatagaccaatgttgattatttaattcacatcaagaaaaaaaattatcaaaaaaaaatattgcatgctatagtcataattatttaatctaacaaattaatcatagaccaaCGTtacaagtccattttcaaataaagttaaatttttttatttaaaaatatttaatcatttcctctcatttctatcataatttttaaaacatccaaataaggggGAATGGCTAATTACTCCATTctcccttactaattttaaaaacatccaaataaggtggaggataaccattcccctctactctcctccccactactctcctcccctctactctcctccctctctaaacttccaaacaggccattagttTTGAGTGATGCTCAAACCAAACATAGCTAGTACCTCATACTACAAActcaaataaccaaaaaaaattaggctaaaatacaaaattcacTCTCTAAGTTTCACTAGAATTCATTTTAGTTATGTAACTTTGTTTTCATTGatttcaatcctctaagtttttttaatcattaattgtaatttttttaattaaaaaaattgaagaaaaaatttaaaatttggacaattaatcacaacatttaATGGAAATTGACAAAGATTCcttaatttaataaacttaaaatttagaggattgaaataaatgaaaacaaagtttaagaattgaaatgaattttggtgAAATGTAACAGGtgaattttacattttagttaaaaaattataaagtaaaACCCAAGCATGAAACCTTTAATGTAAATGCTCAAATCTCAAGCCTCATTCCACAAAGTGTTGGgttccaaataatattatcacaaaAACTATCAATTCaaaacaacaatcacacaagaacacaaaatttatgtggaaaaccctttctctttgaagggaaaaactaTGGGACAAACTccaaataatttcactattatcaaatcaattataataattCTTGTACATGTCTCACaactaaagaaaaatctctcttgtttttctttactcTTACGCACACAAATTATCTCTCTTAAAGGCGGCAACACTTTGCACTCtcctttctattttcttctctATGCATAGCTCTCTCTCTTGGCtgccttctttttctctaagTGGCTCCCTCTTGgctactctcttttttttttt
This genomic stretch from Quercus lobata isolate SW786 chromosome 3, ValleyOak3.0 Primary Assembly, whole genome shotgun sequence harbors:
- the LOC115978752 gene encoding glutamate--cysteine ligase, chloroplastic-like; its protein translation is MGGCRQGKVQCLLVPKTGLNTPFQGGLLKDVAESVIKWAKDGLERRGIGESMYLNELAEDVITGVKPVEKLLQMYNEKWGKNVDPVFEELRY